In Candidatus Ozemobacteraceae bacterium, the sequence AGAGCTTCAGCGGCCCCAGGACGCCTACAAGGCCCTGCTTCGCCTGGCGGACCTCGTGCCGGACAACCCCGCCGCCCTCCAACGACTGGCGCGGGCGGCGTTTTTCGTCGGGGATTCGACGAAAGCCGTTGCTGCCGCGAAAAAGGCGGCCGAACACGGGCAGATCGACCTGGCCTGCCATTTTATTATATCGTATGGTATGGCATTCGAGGGGAACGGCGGGGCCGCCTATCGCGACCTGGTGCTTCTCGTCTCGAAAATCCTCGCACACCCCTCGGGGAAGGGGACCGCGGAACTGTTGAAGCTGTGCCAGTGTGCCGCGAAGCTGTTTGCCATGCGTTCGGAAAATGCCTGAAAACGGTTTGCGAGGCGGGTGGCCGTGTATTATGATGGCATGACTATCTTGTCTGGTGGAGGGAAACCATGCCCCGGGCTTACATGCGGATTCACCGTGGAATCACCATCCTGCTCGTTCTCCTTGCGGCTCTTCTGATCCGCCCGGCCCTGGCGAGCAGGGAGTGTCCGGCGTGCGGAAAGTCGTTCGACGACGGGGTGAACTTCTGCCCGTTCGACGGGGGAAAACTCGAGCAGAGCCCTCGGGGCGAGCGGGGAACCCTCATCGTGCGCGTGACGCCGCCGGAAGCGACGATGCTGATCGACGGTCTTCCCCGCGGCACGGGGCCGGAACTCCGGTTCGAGATTCCCGCCGGAGAGCACCGCCTCGAGGCGGCAGCTCCCGGTTTCGCCTCCCAGAAGCTCAGCTTCAGCGTCGCATCCGGCCAGGAACAGCGACTGACGCTGGAACTCGCCCCTGTCACCCAGATGCCCGCTTCGACGCCGGCCGCGGCCCCCGCGAACGGCCGCCCCAGGGGGGAAATGGTCGAGGTCAAGGGCGGTGTCTACATGCTTGGCAACGAGCGCGGCAACCCGGACGAACGGCCTCTGCGGAAGATCAAGAGCCCGGGGTTCTGGATCGACAAATACGAAGTGACCTGCGCCGAATACCTCCGCTTCATCGATGCGATCAAACGTGAAGGACACAAGTGGTGCCATCCTTCCGAGCCCATGCAGAAAGATCATATACCATACCATACATATACCTGGGCGCTGCGGTTCAGCTGGCTCGGGGGGCGACCCCCGGCCGGAATGGAGGAGTGCCCGGTCGTCCTCGTCGACTGGTACGACGCCTGGGCGTATGCGAAGTGGGCCGGCAAACGACTCCCGACCGAAGACGAGTGGGAGATCGCGGCGGGCGGCGGTGACGGCCGCGAATACCCGTGGGGGAGCAGTTTTCGCGTCGAAAACGTGAATATAGGCGGGTATCCGGTGAAGGTGGGGAGCTTCCCGGACGGCGCCTCGCCGTGGGGGGCCCTCGACATGGCTGGCAACGTGGCCGAGTGGACGGTGACCGCCTACGAACCCGACGCCCGCGACGGCCGCGATTTCAACGGCCATTTCGGCCAGCCGATCATCCGCGGCGGCTCGTGGGACGATGAATCGAAAGGGTGCCGGGTCAGCGCCCGCGACGTGCATCGGACGCCCTTCTACCGCAGCACCACCGTCGGGTTCCGGTGCGTGCGCGATACGCCGCCTCCAGATGCGAAACCCTGACCACCCCGACCGGGCAGGACCGCGCGCGAAGAGAAAAACCTCCTCGGAACCGTGGCCGAACGGGCTGCGGGTGGGGTTCCATCTCTCGATCGCTTCTGGCCCTGAAACCCTATTCGAGCGGTACCGGGTCCGCGGATGCACGACGCTCCAGATATTCACGTCGAGCCCGAGAGTCTGGGAACTGCGCCCCTGGTCTGACGAGATGGTCGAACGGTTTCATGCCGCCCGCGCGGCCGCCGGTTCCCCGCCGTTGATCGTCCATGCGCGGTATCTCGCGAACCTCGCCTCCGCCAACCCCGATGTCCGGCGAAAATCCGTCGAGGTTCTGCGGTTCGAATACCGGATGGCGGCGCGGTGCGGGGCCGATTTCGTCGTCGTCCACATGGGCAGCAATCCCGATCGCGAGGACGGCTTGAGCCACATGAAAGCCGGACTCCATGCCGCTCTCGACGGAGTGGCGGCCGATTCGCCCCTGCTTCTGCTCGAGAACACCGCCGGGGAACGGAACGATCTCGGCGCCGACCTTGCCGAGATCGCCGGCGTTCGCGACGAGATGCCGTTCCCGACGGGCGTCTGCATCGACACCTGCCATGCGTTCCAGGCCGGCTACGATCTTCGCGAGGTGGCGGAACGCGACCGGCTCGAACGCGACGCAGCCCGCCTGTTCGGCCCCGACGGCGTCAGGGTGGTCCATCTGAACGACTCGATGAAGCCCTTCGGAGCGCATCACGACAGGCACGAGAACATCGGCGGCGGGGTGATCGGCGCAGAAAACCTCGCCGAACTCCTGCTGCGGCCGGGTTTCACCGGCCGCCCCGTCATCATGGAAACCCCCCAAGCCGGCAACGAAGACCCCGCCGATGACCTCAAAAACCTCGCCACCCTTCGCACGGCGTTGAAAGCCTGTGCGAAACGCGCCTTCCGCCCCAAAGACGCTCCGTTGGCATAAGGCTCTGGTTGAAGCAATCCATCCCCAGTTGAGGGGAGACCTGCGGTATCTTCGGATTGACTACTCGTCGCAAACGTACCACGACACTCATCCCGTATACTCGCATACTCGATGCCGTTCGTGCTGAGCTTGTCGAAGCACAAAAGCTCTCGCCCTTCGACAAGCTCAGGGCGAACGGCTGTGTCATGTCAGGTCGTATACGATATATTTCGAATGCGATAATTGTCGCCTCATATATGAGACGAGTATGATTCTCCGAACGGATCCCGCAACAGCAAGCACAGGCACAAAGGAAAAACGAACGCTTCCTTTGTGCCTGTGCCTGCTGTTGCGGCGAACCCGGGAACTCTTCAGCGCTTCGAGACGATTTCGAGGGTGTCTTCGGCGATGACGAGTTCTTCGTTCGTCGGGATGACGAGGTTGCGGACCTTCGCGTTCGGCGTCGCGATGTCGCCCTCGGCGCCGCGCCAGGTCTTGTCGTTCACGACCGGGTCGATCTCGATGCCGAGCCAGCCCAGTTCCTTGCAGACGATGCTGCGCACGATCGGGCTGTTCTCGCCGACGCCGGCTGTCCAGACGAGCGCATCGCAGCCGTTGAGCACCGCTATATATGCACCGATATATTTCTTGATGCGGTGCGAGTAAACGTCGAGCGCCAGGTTCGCGCGCTCGCTGCGGGTTGGCCACCCCTCCTCGAGGTCGCGCAGGTCGCTTGACTCGGCGCTGATGCCGAGCACGCCCGAGTGTTTGTTGAGCAGGTTGTCGACCTCGTGCGGGGTCAGTTCATACCGCTTCATGATGTGGAGCATGACCGCCGGGTCGATGTCGCCGGAGCGGGTTCCCATGATCAGGCCTTCCAGCGGCGTGTGGCCCATCGACGTCTCGACCGACTTGCCCTTGTCGATGGCGCACATCGAACAGCCGTTCCCGAGGTGGATGGTGATCAGCTTCAGTTCCTCGAGGGGGCGTTTGAGCAGTTCGGCGGCGCGGCGGGAGACGAACCGGTGGCTCGTGCCGTGGAAGCCGTATCGGCGGATGCGTTCCTTCTCGTAGAAGCTGTAGGGGATGCCGTACAGGAAGGCTTCCGGTTTCATCGTCTGATGGAACGCGGTGTCGAAGACGCCGACCTGCTTCAGGCTGGGCAGAATTTCAGAGACCGCTTCCACGCCCTTGAGGTTCGGCGGGTTGTGAAGCGGCGCGAAGACGATGCAGTCGCGGACGGCCTGGAGAACGTCGTCGGTCAGGAGTACGCTGCTGGCGAACTTGTCGCCGCCGTGGACGACGCGGTGTCCGACGGCTTCGATCTCGTTCAGCGACGTGACGACGCCGTTGTCGGCGCTGATCAGCAGGTCGAACACCTTCCGGATGCCGTCCTTGTGGTCGAGGATCTCGGTATTGATCGTGACCTTGGGGCCGTTGTCGCCCTTGCGGTGGACGATGTTCGAGCCGGCGATGCCGATGCGCTGCACGAGGCCCTTCGCCATGACGCTCTTGTCGGCCATGTCGAACAGCTGATACTTGAGGGAGGAGGAACCGCAGTTGAGTACAAGAATTTTCATTCGTTCGTCACCTCTGGGAAATGGCGCCGGGAGCGCTCAGTTCGCGAATGGACAGACCGCTGCCCTCGATGCGCCGGCCGTCGGGGCCGTAGCGGTAGAAGCCGCGGCCGCTTTTGATCCCGTAGAGGCCCGCGCGGACCATCTTGCGGATCAGCTTGCTGGGCAGATACGCGTTGTCATTGGTCTCGTGGTGCAAACTTTCCATCCAGGAAAGGAGGGAGTCGACGCCCATCTGGTCGGCGAGGGCGAAGGGGCCCATGTTGAGCCCGAAGCCGAGCTTCATCGCGTTGTCGATATCCGCGCAGCTGGCGATGCCTTCGTTGAGCACCTTTGCCGCCTGGTTCAGCATGGGCAGGAAGACGCGGGTCGTGACGAGGCCGGGATACTCGTAGACCTGGATGACGGTCTTGTCGAGCATCTTCGCGAAACGTTTCGCGTTCTCGAGAGCGGCGTCGCTGGTCTGTGTGCCGCGAGAGACTTCGACGACGGGGGTCTTGCGGACGGGATTGAGGAAGTGCATGCCGATCAGCCGCTCGGGGTGCTTCATGCCCGCCGCCGTGTCGGTGACGGTGATCGTCGCCGAATTCGTGATCAGGAGCGTCTCGACCGGGCAGATGGCGTCGAGCTTGGAAAACAACTGGCGTTTGCCTTCGAGCCCCTCCGGGATCGTTTCGATGACGTGGCTTGCTTTCGCCGCCTCCTTCAGATCCGTCGAGGTGCGGATGCGATTCAGAATCGACTTCTTCTCGCCCTCGGTAAGCCCCCAGCGGGCGATTTCGGAATCGAGCGCCTGCGTGATCCTGACCAGGCTGTCCTCGAGCTTGTCCGCCGCCTCATCGATCAGCACGACGTCGCAGCCGGACATCGCAACGGCCTGCGCCAGTCCCTGTCCGACAGGGCCGACGCCGAACACCACGACCAGTTTCTGACTCATCATTCTTCTCCTGATGCGAGTAACCACTGTCTAACGACAGCCGGGCTGTACCCCGGCAAAAGCGACTCAATGTACCAGCCCTTCGAAGAGAAGTCAAACATGGAAAAACACCGAAGGCTGACGGGCCTTCGGTGTCTGGACAAGGTTCGGGAAACGGGTCAGTCGTTGTGAATGCTCCGGAAGCGAGCTTTCACGGACTGGACCGCCTGCACCTGCCGCCCGGTGAGAATCGTGCGGTTCGGGTCGCGGAGAACGTTCGTGCCGCAGTGAATCTCGCCCATCGAGGCGTGATACGGCTCGTCGTCGATGAAATGAACGGTGTTCCCCTGGGCGCGGAACCGGGCCTCGATGATGCGGTCGAAGCTCGGGATGTGGCAGGCCGGCACCAGCAGATGGTTGCGCACGACGGTCAGGTTCACGACCCCGGGCAGGAAGGCGCAGCAGCCGGTCGGCCGGGTACCCCCGCGGCCTTCGTACAACGACGGCCAGGCCACTTCCGCGATGTCGCGGTCCGGGTCGTTCGCCGCAGCGCGGATGAACTGCTTCAACTCGCCGACGTTCTTTTCGATGATGTCGCCGATCGCCCGGTTCAGAGTGACGAAATCGCCCTCTGCCGTCCCTCGGCCGGCGTCGGGATCGTCGAGCCGTTCGTTGAGAACGCGCTTCACCCGGAGCAGGAACTCGCGGTCGGAGCGGTTCAGACGGTCGAGCTCGCCGTCCTCGATGTTGGTGAGAAGTTCGAGCGCGTAGACCGGATCGGCCTTGACGATTGAGTAGCCGCCGGGAGCGTGGGGGGTGGGAATGAAGGAAATATATTCATCGATATGCCCGACCGTCAGCCAGCGCGTGTCGGGGGTGGCGAGTCGGCCCGAATACCCGAGCTTCTCGAAGAAGGCTTTGCAGGAGGCGGTGATCGTGTTGCCGGCGACCATGATGTCGTCGAAGGGCGTCACTTCGAGGTTGCCGCCGTAATCTCCGTGCGACATCTGGGTCGCCGGATTCTTGAAATAGACGAGGTCCCACAGGGTGGCGAGAGCTCTCGGCAACCCGGCGAGGCCGCGCCCGCGATTGCTGTCGAAGACGGCCTGCACGCGCTTCCCGTCCGCCCAGGCGGAGCACAGTTCCATGCAGTCCTGCATCCAGATGTCGCTCGATTTGAAAGTCGGGTTGATCTCGACGTACCGGGCGGCATCCTCGGCGCCGATTCCGAGATCCTTCACGGGATCACCCCCGGACGTTACGATGTGCAGCTTCAGCCGGTCGTTCTCGGGCAGCCGGTCCTGCTCGTTGATCTGCTTGACAACCTTGAACAGGTCCTTCACGAACGGCCCGTTCCCATAGGTGTACACCACGAGCAGCTTCTGCGGAACATGATTGTTGTTCACCAGCTGGATCCGTTCGACCTTGTCCGCCGTCGGCGCCGCATCGGCAGCCGGCGCGACCAGGCAGGAAAACGCCGCAAGAGTGACCCCCAGGATCGTGCGCAGATTCATTCGTTCGTTCCTTTCCCGCGACGTGCATGGCACGGCGTCTTTGTTCTCACATACGTACAGTATACCTCGAATGAAGACGATGTGCATCGGTTCGTGTTCACGAGAATGGCCGTGATTCGCAGAGGCATTTCGCTGAAAAAAACCTGCTTTTCAAGATTTCATCTGCGAGATCTGCTTGGTCGGCGTCATCTGCGGATCGGATCTCAACGCAAAACACGCATACGGATGACACCATCTCCTCGTCTCATATGTTAGGCAACAGCTATCACGAGGAAAATAGAATTCTCCAGACCGACATGGCACGGTCGTTCGCCCTGAGCTTGTCGAAGGGCGAGTGCATTCGTGCTTCGACAAGCTCACCACGAACGGTATCGAGTATGCGGGTGATTGTGGTGGTACGTATGAGACGAGGAGATGAACCACGAGGTTGTGAAAACGATGCGCATGCCCTACGCCAGGAAATCCTGCAGGGAGGCGACGAACTCGTGGCGGCCGAGGGTTTCGAGAGCTTCCTTCAGGATCTGTCTCGCCCGTTCGCGGGAGATGCCCATGCGGCGGCCGATTTCGGCGAGGTTCGGGACCTCGTCGCGGAAACCGTAATACAGTTCGACGAGCTCGCGCTGGCGGTCCGGAAGGAGGGAGATTGCTTTTCGACATGCCTCCGATTTCGCCTGCTCGAGCGCGATTTCCTCAGGCGACAGCTGGCGCCGGTCGGCGAGGAAATACTCTGGGGCGGTTTCTCCGGTATCGTCATCGGACTTGTTTCCCGCCTCGAGCGAAACCGGTGTCTGCGTGATCCGGATGATCTCGAGGACTTTGTCCTCCTCGAGATCGAGGACCTGGGACAGCTCGCGCAGGGTCGGTGGACGGAGAAGTTCGGCCTCGAGCTCGCGCATGCTGCGCCGGATCTTGTGCGCGACCGCGAGCAGATGGTGCGGGACGCGCACGACCCGACCCTGTTCGCTGACCGCTTTCTGCATGTAATATCTGATCCAGTATGCGGCGTAGGTCGAGAATCTATAGCCAAGCGTATAATCGAACTTCGCGACGGCCTTGATCAGGCCGATGTTGCCTTCCTGGATGAGGTCCATGATGCTGAGCCCGCGGTTCGAATACCCGGCGGCGATGCGGGTAACCAGTTTCAGATTGGCCGTCAGCAGAAGCTCGTTTGCGTCACGGTCGCCGGCGATCCTGCGGGCCAGATCCTGCTCTTGCTGCCGCGTCAGGGGTTTTCGCGACAGCTCGTCGAGATACATCTCGACGAGCGTGTGGCGCTTGATCCGGTCGGCGCGCGCGATGTTCAGCCGCTTCTCGGCGAGGACGTCCTCGAACAGTTCCTCGCTGATGGTGCCGATTTCCCATCCCGTTCGGTAGTGGCATTCGTCGCAGCTCCGCTCGCCACAGGTGACGGCGAGTTTTGCCTCCATGCCGCGCGGCTCGAAAAACTTGAAGCACCGGATGATGCGTCGTTCTCGAACCGGGCAGCGCGGGTTCGGGCAAGGCAGCACTTCCCAGCAGAAGCGCATGCCAGGTTTGCCCGAGATTTCGGGAAGAGTCTCCGCCGTCTCTCCGGCAGATCGGGAGGGCTCCGGCGCCTCTTCCGGTTTGGCTGGCGGCAGGGGAGAGGGAATGACCGATTCGGGTTCGGGCGGCTGATCCGGTGGGAACAGGCTTTCCCCGATCAGCCCGATCTCCCAGCCCATCCGGTAATGGCAGGTCGAGCATGGGGCGTGGGGACAGTCGTCGACGCTTTCCGTGCCGTTCTCGCCGAACCACTGCCAGCATCGTTTGATCCGGTTTCGGCGGACGGGGCAGTCGGTCCGGTCGCAATGAAAGGCTTCGTAACAGTGCATCGCTCAGTTCATCCGGACGATGCGGGCCGGAAGACGCCGGCTCTCCGGGCGGTCAGGCGGGAACGGGCTTCGGGGCCGGCGCCGCGGGCGGGGTCTCCACGGGGAGGAGAGAGACGCCGCCCAGAATCAGGGCGGTTCCTGCGTATCCCGTGAGCGTCATCGTCTCGCCAAGCCATAGCCACCCGATGATGATTCCCGCGAGCGGTTGTATATTCAGCGTCACCGCCATGATACCCGCGGGCATGTCGATGAGAACGAGATTCCAGAGGGCGAATCCGAGGGCGGTGCAGATCAGACCGAGAAACAAAATGGCCAGCACGAGCCCGGGACTCCATTGTATCACATGGCCGGCGCCGATTTCCCAGGCCGCGAGAGGAAGCGTGAGGCCCGCGCCGATGAGGCTGCTGAGCGCCGTGGTCCACATCGCCCCGATCCGCCGCGACACCGGCTTGCTGATCACCGTGTACACCCCGCCCAGCGCCACCGAGAACAGGACGAGAATGTCGCCGAGCAGTTCCCCGGCGCCGACGATCTCCTTCCAGAGCGTCGCCGGGTCCTTGCCGCCCAGCAACAGCAGGAACGTGCCCGCCAGCGAGATCGCCAGCGCCGCCATCGTTCTCGGGTGAAGCCGCTCGGCGAGAAACATGCGCGCGAGAAGCACCAGGATGATGGGTTCGAGGGTGATCTCGATGGCGGCTTTCGTCGCGGTCGTGCGCTGGAGACCCCAGAAGTTCAGCAGGAACGCCAGCGTGATGCCGAGGGCGCCGACCAGCGTCACGCCGAGCCAGTCGCGCCGGGAGATGCGAGGGAGGGGACGCGGGGCGACCAGCAGCAGAACGAGACCGCCCAGCAGGAATCGCGACATGAGAAGCATGGCGGGGGGCATGAACAGGAGGGCCCATTTCGCCACGGCATACGAACCGCCCCAGACGAAGTTCATCGCCAGGAGCAGGAGGATTCCCGTGCGGCGCGACATGTCAGGCCGGGGTCGGATGGTGGCTC encodes:
- a CDS encoding SUMF1/EgtB/PvdO family nonheme iron enzyme; the encoded protein is MPRAYMRIHRGITILLVLLAALLIRPALASRECPACGKSFDDGVNFCPFDGGKLEQSPRGERGTLIVRVTPPEATMLIDGLPRGTGPELRFEIPAGEHRLEAAAPGFASQKLSFSVASGQEQRLTLELAPVTQMPASTPAAAPANGRPRGEMVEVKGGVYMLGNERGNPDERPLRKIKSPGFWIDKYEVTCAEYLRFIDAIKREGHKWCHPSEPMQKDHIPYHTYTWALRFSWLGGRPPAGMEECPVVLVDWYDAWAYAKWAGKRLPTEDEWEIAAGGGDGREYPWGSSFRVENVNIGGYPVKVGSFPDGASPWGALDMAGNVAEWTVTAYEPDARDGRDFNGHFGQPIIRGGSWDDESKGCRVSARDVHRTPFYRSTTVGFRCVRDTPPPDAKP
- a CDS encoding deoxyribonuclease IV; the encoded protein is MRNPDHPDRAGPRAKRKTSSEPWPNGLRVGFHLSIASGPETLFERYRVRGCTTLQIFTSSPRVWELRPWSDEMVERFHAARAAAGSPPLIVHARYLANLASANPDVRRKSVEVLRFEYRMAARCGADFVVVHMGSNPDREDGLSHMKAGLHAALDGVAADSPLLLLENTAGERNDLGADLAEIAGVRDEMPFPTGVCIDTCHAFQAGYDLREVAERDRLERDAARLFGPDGVRVVHLNDSMKPFGAHHDRHENIGGGVIGAENLAELLLRPGFTGRPVIMETPQAGNEDPADDLKNLATLRTALKACAKRAFRPKDAPLA
- a CDS encoding acetate kinase, with the translated sequence MKILVLNCGSSSLKYQLFDMADKSVMAKGLVQRIGIAGSNIVHRKGDNGPKVTINTEILDHKDGIRKVFDLLISADNGVVTSLNEIEAVGHRVVHGGDKFASSVLLTDDVLQAVRDCIVFAPLHNPPNLKGVEAVSEILPSLKQVGVFDTAFHQTMKPEAFLYGIPYSFYEKERIRRYGFHGTSHRFVSRRAAELLKRPLEELKLITIHLGNGCSMCAIDKGKSVETSMGHTPLEGLIMGTRSGDIDPAVMLHIMKRYELTPHEVDNLLNKHSGVLGISAESSDLRDLEEGWPTRSERANLALDVYSHRIKKYIGAYIAVLNGCDALVWTAGVGENSPIVRSIVCKELGWLGIEIDPVVNDKTWRGAEGDIATPNAKVRNLVIPTNEELVIAEDTLEIVSKR
- a CDS encoding 3-hydroxyacyl-CoA dehydrogenase NAD-binding domain-containing protein — its product is MSQKLVVVFGVGPVGQGLAQAVAMSGCDVVLIDEAADKLEDSLVRITQALDSEIARWGLTEGEKKSILNRIRTSTDLKEAAKASHVIETIPEGLEGKRQLFSKLDAICPVETLLITNSATITVTDTAAGMKHPERLIGMHFLNPVRKTPVVEVSRGTQTSDAALENAKRFAKMLDKTVIQVYEYPGLVTTRVFLPMLNQAAKVLNEGIASCADIDNAMKLGFGLNMGPFALADQMGVDSLLSWMESLHHETNDNAYLPSKLIRKMVRAGLYGIKSGRGFYRYGPDGRRIEGSGLSIRELSAPGAISQR
- a CDS encoding protein-arginine deiminase family protein — encoded protein: MNLRTILGVTLAAFSCLVAPAADAAPTADKVERIQLVNNNHVPQKLLVVYTYGNGPFVKDLFKVVKQINEQDRLPENDRLKLHIVTSGGDPVKDLGIGAEDAARYVEINPTFKSSDIWMQDCMELCSAWADGKRVQAVFDSNRGRGLAGLPRALATLWDLVYFKNPATQMSHGDYGGNLEVTPFDDIMVAGNTITASCKAFFEKLGYSGRLATPDTRWLTVGHIDEYISFIPTPHAPGGYSIVKADPVYALELLTNIEDGELDRLNRSDREFLLRVKRVLNERLDDPDAGRGTAEGDFVTLNRAIGDIIEKNVGELKQFIRAAANDPDRDIAEVAWPSLYEGRGGTRPTGCCAFLPGVVNLTVVRNHLLVPACHIPSFDRIIEARFRAQGNTVHFIDDEPYHASMGEIHCGTNVLRDPNRTILTGRQVQAVQSVKARFRSIHND
- a CDS encoding RNA polymerase sigma factor RpoD/SigA; amino-acid sequence: MHCYEAFHCDRTDCPVRRNRIKRCWQWFGENGTESVDDCPHAPCSTCHYRMGWEIGLIGESLFPPDQPPEPESVIPSPLPPAKPEEAPEPSRSAGETAETLPEISGKPGMRFCWEVLPCPNPRCPVRERRIIRCFKFFEPRGMEAKLAVTCGERSCDECHYRTGWEIGTISEELFEDVLAEKRLNIARADRIKRHTLVEMYLDELSRKPLTRQQEQDLARRIAGDRDANELLLTANLKLVTRIAAGYSNRGLSIMDLIQEGNIGLIKAVAKFDYTLGYRFSTYAAYWIRYYMQKAVSEQGRVVRVPHHLLAVAHKIRRSMRELEAELLRPPTLRELSQVLDLEEDKVLEIIRITQTPVSLEAGNKSDDDTGETAPEYFLADRRQLSPEEIALEQAKSEACRKAISLLPDRQRELVELYYGFRDEVPNLAEIGRRMGISRERARQILKEALETLGRHEFVASLQDFLA
- a CDS encoding DMT family transporter, yielding MSRRTGILLLLAMNFVWGGSYAVAKWALLFMPPAMLLMSRFLLGGLVLLLVAPRPLPRISRRDWLGVTLVGALGITLAFLLNFWGLQRTTATKAAIEITLEPIILVLLARMFLAERLHPRTMAALAISLAGTFLLLLGGKDPATLWKEIVGAGELLGDILVLFSVALGGVYTVISKPVSRRIGAMWTTALSSLIGAGLTLPLAAWEIGAGHVIQWSPGLVLAILFLGLICTALGFALWNLVLIDMPAGIMAVTLNIQPLAGIIIGWLWLGETMTLTGYAGTALILGGVSLLPVETPPAAPAPKPVPA